CCCTACGGATCACTGCGGAGTGTTGCGTGTTATTGCTGACGGAGTGCACCCAAGATTCATGGCTCGCATTCTCGAACGTGAAGGGACTCGCTTGGGCTTCTCAAGAAATTTCCGGGCATCGCTTGACCGAATCGGCGGGATAAAGTTCGGAGTGCCTGAAATGGACTCACAGGTTGCGGCCATGAATGACGTGATGAGTCTTGAGCGTGAAATCTCGCAGGCACTAATGAGTCTCAAAGCTCTTGAGGGGAAGAAAGAAGCGGTGCTGAAGAAATATCTGCGGTGATAGAATCATGCGGGAGGTGTTTTGCAGTGAACATTGATACATTGGAGAAGGGAAATACCGTACTTGAATCATCAGCCGGATTTGATGATGAAACATTTGACGACATTGCGGAATTTGATGATATACTCGCGCACCCTGAGAGGCACAAAGGCTACATGACCGCCGGGGACATGCTGATGGATTTCGGCCTGATATGATTTACACCGTCTACCCTACTTCACGATTCAGGAAGGACGCGGAGAAAGCAAAAAGGCGCGGGCTTTCAATGCAAGAGCTTGAAGATGTAATTGACAGGTTAAGCCGTGATGAGCCGTTAGAGGCTAGGCACAGAGATCACAGACTCGAAGGCGGAAAATACAAGGGCTGCCGTGAATGCCACATTAACCCGGACTGGCTTTTGATATACAAGAAGGAAGCCGGGAAAATGGTTCTTGCTCTCAGGCGAACGGGGACTCAGAGCGATTTGTTTTAGCGTGAATTACTTGCGGAAAATTCTAATTCGTGTATAATTTCCGGCTATGTCAAGTTCAAATCACACTAACGACAAGAAAGTAGCCGTAAACAGAAAGGCAAGGCACGATTATTTCATTCTGGACTCCTTTGAGTGCGGAATAGTTCTGACAGGCACCGAAATAAAAAGTGTCAGGGCCGGGAATATCAACCTGAAAGACTCTTATGCCTCAATCGAAAACGGAGAAATCTGGCTGTACGGTGTGCATATTTCCCCCTATGAGAAGGGAACGTACTACAATCACGAACCCGAACGCGACAGAAAATTATTGCTTCACAGGCACGAAATTACCCGCCTAAACAGCAAGACACGCGAGAAGGGATTGACTCTTGTTCCTCTCAGCGTATACATAAAGGACGGGAAACGCGCAAAGGTCGAGTTAGGACTCGCGAAAGGACGAACGACACACGACAAGCGCGACATGATAGCCGACCGGGACGCAAAGAGAGATATAGCCCGCGCAGTAAGGGGAAAAGGACGAGACTACGACGACTAACTTTCACGGGGGCGACAGGTTTCGACAGCGTGAAGGAGGGTCTGAAGGAGCAGGCCGGGGAAAGTCTGCAATCACCCGTAAAACTCTCGGACAAAAAAATAAAAGTCGAAGATAATTTCGCATTAGCGGCCTAGTTGCCAGCTACGCCGAGGGATGGACAATGCTGACGGTTCACCTGAGGTGTCATGAAAGTCAGCTCCCCGCCATGTAGAGAATCCCGGCATGGTGATAGACCCCTAAGGATTCTGGAACGGTTAAAGTTTGTCCCTGTACTTGACCCGACGACAACGAACAGAGAATAAGCCTGTAGAGCCGTCATGACTGGCCCACGTTGGACGGGAGTTCGATTCTCCCCGCCTCCATCAGAATATAATACGGTGAAGACCGTTAAAAGATAAAAATCCGCTCATAAGGCGGTTTTTTTGTTATTATTACTCCGTTGAATACCGACAAAAACCCGCTGAAACCGAAATAACACCGTGTAAAGAACCGTAGAAATACAAACCCTAAAAATTTTTCTACGGTCAATCCTAAAAGTGAGGTGCATACAATGTTAACGGAGTTGCAAGTCAAGAACACAAAACCGAAAGAGAAACCTTAAAACAATTCGTAAAAAGTGTCGCAACTTATCCCGCAAAAAAGAAGGCTCACACAACCGCAACCGAGCAAGAAAAGAATTAGCCCGCGCATATAGAAGGATGAACAATCAACGTAAAGATTTCCATTTCAAGACAGCCAGAATGCTTTGTGAAGAATACGCAGTGATATGTCTTGAAACGCTGAACATAAAGGGAATGGCACGGCGGTGGGGTAGGAAAGTCCATAGCTTAGGGTTCTATAGCTTTGTAGAAATTTTGAAGTATGAAGCAATGAAGCTAGGAACGCAAATAATTTTTGTGGATAAGTATTTTCCCTCAAGCCAGCTTTGCAGTGTATGCGGGTATAAAAACAAGGCAGTGAAGGACTTGAAGATAAGGGAATGGGAATGTCCAAACTGCCATGCTATACACGACAGGGATAAGAACGCGGCAAAAAACATCTTGATGGCTTGGACATCAGCCAATGGAGGAGAACCCGTAAGACGCTCTTCGGAGTGCAAGGTTTGTTGATACCAGAATCCCCCGCCTTTAGGCGTGGGGAGTATGTCAAGGCGACTCTTGCGTCAATCGGCACAGCGGGAATCCCCGGCTCAGGCCTCGTAATGCTGACTATAGTGCTGTCGTCTGTGAATCTTCCGATGGAGGCAATCGGGCTTCTTGCGGGAATTGACCGTATATTGAACATGGGCAGGGTTATTCCGAACATTGTCGGGGATGCGGCATCGGCTGTAATAGTTTCGAGGACTGAAGGAACATTCCGCGACAAGAAATAAATTTTTCCCGGTGAACTGAAGATTTGCCCTCCGTGAAATTAATGCGGAGGGTATTTTTTTTGTCAGCGCGAGAATATTTTAAGCTCCCTTGCTTTGTCTATGATGAATGCCTGCGTGTTTTCTGAGACGGGCATATATGACTTGTTGGAGAAAAATTCTATCTGCGTTATTGTTCTGGTCTGGTCGAAATATATCACGATTGAGTCGGCGTTCTCAGGAGCTGAGTCCCATGTTACAGTGCCGCCCGATGATGTAGCGTCAACATCCCATCCCGCGCCTTCAAATTCTCCGGCTTCAGCGGCCTCAACGATAGTAGCCCCGATAATTTCCTCAAGTGCTTTCAGCGTGTCGCCGACATGAAGCCCGCCTGTGAAAAATATTCCTGGGTCGCTTGTGATTAGGTGTTCGACCTCAAATTTCTTGTTTTTCTTTGCGACTCCGCATACTACTGTTTTGTCCTTTGCCCATACGCGGTTCAGGAGATACGGAGATACTTTGCTTCCCCCGTCTTCGTCATACATCCTTTCAGCCTTCGACAGCTTTACCTGCAGCGCGGGCTTGTTGTTGGCGATAATCTGCGAGCCTAGAAACGATATACTGTCGGCAAGCTCAATCCCTACATCATTAACTTCCCTGAAACTTGCGGCAAACGCCCCGGATGACACAGCCATAATCAGCACCGTAAACGCAAGAATTTTCCATGATACCTGGAACATTTAGCGACCTCTCTTCCTTGCGGCTTTCTTTCGCGTGTATTCCTCAAGAGGGTCATTCGTGGTCTGTTCCATCTCCTGCGCTTTTCGATTCTGTGATGACACTGACATAGGAGAGTCCTTCGGGATTCCTAGGAAATCGCCTTCAAGCATCGTAGTCTCGGCAACATACACGGGATAAATAGTGCGCGGGTCAATTACAGCGTTCGAGCCTCTGAAAAGAAGTGCCAGCGGCATAACTAACGCAGTTACAGCGACAACTCCGGTGCTGCTGAGCCTTCATTGTCCTGATGTCCCGTAAGCGGAATCACCTGCCCGTTGAACGCCTCAACAGAATCAATTGAGAAACTCAGCGAACCTTTTGCGCCTACAATGCCCGCCGAGGTCGCTTTGGTTATTTTTCCGTAAGCAAACGCCCCCCGCTCTATCAATGTGATAGCCGTTTTCATTCTTCACAGCCCGTTCAACAACAAAGCGGATTGTCTGCCCTATTGATACTTTGTTGGACTTGATTTTTTCCGCAGCTCTGATAAGTACTTCAGTGCCTCTTTTTACGATGAGCGTATCGCACCAAGCAGTGCCGGAGAAAAGGAGAATCGCAAAAATTGCAATTGCAAACTTCTTCAGCATAACGCACTCACTTTCAGTTATTGGGATTGGATTTTGTGTGAATTGTAGCATAGGCTTGAATGGTGTTCAATTTTCGCTGAAATGTTACCGCACCGCCGGAAATTTGTCGCGGCCACAAAAATTAGAGTCTGATATTTGCTTGCCTGATACGGGATTTTGTCATATTATTTGCAAGTTAATTATCCAATTTCCTAACAATAATCTTTATATGAGGGGGAAAAATTTTTGCATAAGATTCTTGAGAAACGCCAGCTCTCTTATGACAAGGAAAGAGATCAGAGCGTTTATTATTTCAAGGTTGAAGCACCCGAAATCGCCCGCAACAGAAAAGCCGGGCAGTTCATAATCTTCCAGCTTGATGAGG
This region of Synergistaceae bacterium genomic DNA includes:
- a CDS encoding type II toxin-antitoxin system YafQ family toxin, translating into MYTVYPTSRFRKDAEKAKRRGLSMQELEDVIDRLSRDEPLEARHRDHRLEGGKYKGCRECHINPDWLLIYKKEAGKMVLALRRTGTQSDLF
- the smpB gene encoding SsrA-binding protein SmpB, which produces MSSSNHTNDKKVAVNRKARHDYFILDSFECGIVLTGTEIKSVRAGNINLKDSYASIENGEIWLYGVHISPYEKGTYYNHEPERDRKLLLHRHEITRLNSKTREKGLTLVPLSVYIKDGKRAKVELGLAKGRTTHDKRDMIADRDAKRDIARAVRGKGRDYDD
- a CDS encoding transposase, with amino-acid sequence MNNQRKDFHFKTARMLCEEYAVICLETLNIKGMARRWGRKVHSLGFYSFVEILKYEAMKLGTQIIFVDKYFPSSQLCSVCGYKNKAVKDLKIREWECPNCHAIHDRDKNAAKNILMAWTSANGGEPVRRSSECKVC